From a region of the Takifugu rubripes unplaced genomic scaffold, fTakRub1.2, whole genome shotgun sequence genome:
- the LOC115248432 gene encoding neurogenin-1-like, protein MDRVFSDIDSNSCDVFTHTDDEESRNSVCTEQSQKKRRRSRARCETPVHAVKKNRRLKANDRERNRMHNLNDALDALRGVLPAFPDETKLTKIETLRFAHNYIWALSETIRIADLQAARPGDPLRLTDAPSPASDSACSWSSSGSPPYCSSSPGSPSTPEDYSLLPQDALFGFRCFASGVY, encoded by the coding sequence ATGGACCGCGTCTTCTCCGACATCGACAGTAACAGCTGTGACGTCTTCACGCACACTGACGATGAAGAGTCCCGCAACAGCGTGTGCACCGAGCAGTCACAGAAGAAGCGGCGCCGCAGCCGTGCGCGCTGCGAAACGCCGGTGCACGCGGTGAAGAAGAACCGGCGCCTGAAAGCCAACGACCGCGAGCGGAACCGGATGCACAACCTGAACGACGCGCTGGATGCGCTGCGCGGCGTCCTGCCCGCCTTCCCGGACGAGACGAAGCTGACGAAGATTGAGACGCTTCGCTTTGCTCACAACTACATCTGGGCTCTGTCGGAAACCATCCGCATCGCCGACCTGCAGGCGGCCCGGCCCGGAGACCCCCTGCGCCTCACCGATGCTCCGAGCCCCGCCAGTGACTCCGCCTGTTCCTGGAGCTCCAGCGGCTCGCCCCCGTACTGCTCCTCGAGCCCCGGAAGCCCATCCACACCGGAGGACTACAGCCTCCTCCCGCAGGACGCTCTGTTCGGCTTCCGCTGCTTCGCCTCGGGAGTgtactga